In Flavobacterium sp. WV_118_3, one DNA window encodes the following:
- a CDS encoding tetratricopeptide repeat protein, with protein MRRFVYIILLLPFVVWAQGNLEKGIQLFDQARYDDAKPYFTTVLKENPENARAMEYTGDIAAHKKEWDEAISCYQKLTVQYPKNAGYYYKYGGAMAMKAKSVSRFKAFGMIDPIEKAFLTAVRLDPKQVESRWALVIFYLELPGILGGSEKKAQRYSDELMVISPVDGYLSKGHIAEYFKRYPEAEKYFIKAVSIGQSKVTYQRLADLYKNKMKMPEKAKQTLDLYQKKKT; from the coding sequence ATGAGGCGATTCGTTTATATAATACTACTACTGCCTTTTGTAGTTTGGGCACAAGGGAATCTCGAAAAGGGAATTCAATTGTTTGATCAGGCTCGATATGATGATGCGAAACCTTATTTTACAACGGTTTTAAAAGAAAATCCGGAGAATGCCCGGGCGATGGAATATACCGGGGATATTGCCGCTCATAAAAAAGAGTGGGATGAAGCGATTTCCTGTTATCAGAAACTGACGGTTCAATATCCTAAAAATGCCGGGTATTATTATAAATATGGAGGCGCAATGGCGATGAAAGCCAAATCGGTTAGTAGGTTTAAAGCGTTTGGGATGATCGATCCGATCGAAAAAGCGTTTCTTACAGCGGTGCGTTTGGATCCGAAACAGGTCGAATCGCGTTGGGCACTGGTGATTTTTTATCTGGAACTTCCGGGAATACTGGGCGGAAGCGAAAAAAAAGCACAGCGCTATTCGGATGAATTAATGGTCATTTCACCGGTAGATGGGTATCTTTCCAAAGGGCATATTGCCGAATATTTCAAGCGGTATCCCGAAGCGGAAAAATATTTTATCAAAGCCGTGTCCATTGGTCAGTCAAAAGTGACCTACCAACGTCTGGCCGATTTGTATAAAAATAAAATGAAGATGCCGGAAAAAGCAAAACAAACCTTAGATTTGTATCAAAAGAAAAAAACATAG
- the murC gene encoding Mur ligase family protein, whose product MRTHFIAIGGSAMHNLALALHSKGYKVTGSDDAIFEPSKTRLQNKGLLPEEMGWFPEKITSDIEAVILGMHAKADNPELLKAQELGLKIYSYPEFLYEQSKDKTRVVIGGSHGKTTITSMILHVMHYHNIDVDYMVGAQLEGFDTMVHLTTDNDFIVLEGDEYLSSPMDPRPKFHLYQPNIALISGIAWDHINVFPTYENYVEQFSIFIRKITNGGILVYNENDPEVKRVAEEATNPIRKIPYHTPDYTVEDGTTLLATPEGPMPIEVFGAHNLNNLAGAKWICQNMGVDEADFYEAIASFKGASKRLEKIAEGKGKVAYKDFAHSPSKVAATTKAVKEQYPNRNLIACLELHTYSSLNAEFLKEYQGALNAADTAVVFYSPEAVQIKRLETITYEQIAKAFNREDLIIYTNPEDFKQYLFNLNLDNTALLLMSSGNYGGLDFDDVKKLIL is encoded by the coding sequence ATGCGTACACATTTTATCGCTATCGGAGGAAGTGCCATGCACAATCTGGCACTGGCTTTACATAGCAAAGGATATAAGGTAACCGGAAGTGATGATGCTATTTTCGAACCTTCCAAAACCCGTTTACAAAACAAAGGATTACTACCGGAAGAAATGGGATGGTTCCCTGAGAAAATCACATCCGATATTGAAGCGGTTATTTTAGGAATGCACGCCAAAGCCGATAATCCCGAATTGTTAAAAGCACAGGAATTGGGATTGAAAATTTATTCGTATCCTGAATTTTTGTACGAACAGTCAAAAGATAAAACCCGGGTTGTAATTGGCGGTTCCCACGGGAAAACCACCATTACTTCAATGATTCTTCATGTAATGCATTATCATAATATCGATGTGGATTATATGGTGGGCGCACAATTGGAGGGGTTTGATACTATGGTGCATCTTACGACCGATAATGATTTTATCGTTCTGGAGGGCGATGAATATCTGTCATCTCCAATGGATCCACGGCCAAAATTTCACTTATACCAACCGAATATTGCATTGATCAGTGGAATTGCCTGGGATCATATCAATGTGTTTCCGACCTATGAAAATTATGTAGAGCAATTCTCAATTTTTATCCGGAAAATTACTAATGGCGGTATATTGGTTTATAATGAAAATGATCCGGAAGTAAAAAGAGTAGCGGAAGAAGCGACCAATCCAATCCGTAAAATTCCATATCATACCCCCGATTACACCGTGGAAGACGGAACAACGTTATTGGCAACACCGGAAGGACCGATGCCAATCGAAGTTTTCGGAGCGCATAACCTGAATAACCTTGCCGGAGCAAAATGGATTTGTCAGAATATGGGTGTTGATGAAGCCGATTTTTACGAAGCCATTGCAAGTTTTAAAGGCGCTTCCAAACGTCTGGAAAAAATCGCGGAAGGTAAAGGTAAAGTGGCTTATAAAGATTTTGCGCATTCACCAAGTAAAGTAGCCGCGACGACTAAGGCCGTAAAAGAACAATATCCAAATCGGAATCTGATTGCTTGTTTGGAGTTGCATACGTACAGTAGTTTGAATGCCGAATTTTTAAAAGAATATCAAGGCGCCTTGAATGCCGCTGATACCGCTGTGGTGTTTTATTCGCCGGAAGCGGTTCAGATCAAACGACTGGAAACGATAACCTATGAACAGATTGCTAAAGCATTCAATAGGGAAGACCTAATTATTTACACCAACCCGGAAGATTTTAAACAGTATCTTTTTAATCTTAACCTGGATAATACGGCACTTTTATTAATGAGTTCCGGAAATTACGGCGGACTGGATTTCGACGATGTAAAGAAATTGATACTGTAA
- a CDS encoding TcdA/TcdB catalytic glycosyltransferase domain-containing protein, with translation MLTPAVITWDDFVSQIIDLSQTPELRERLKEYCNSPIFTSLREHLGTYHALPDLQRQGEEGFKLLSTIHNDLEVTENVTLTFIQELFNSPLTLLMYNTIFQGEKSIVQRNILALGIQHPDVEDVFHLVNISPTFTGYDMGNIEAWIIAQSRKPNPSTIRLWIDQNNYLVYDLYVEIYKTATRQAIEKWRNLHPERIADLERFKTIEEQIVQIHQAYLQNPTLALLLQHATLLEEHMQLEIETRAYIEAFKADIASEGILLQDNAYHFIKDQPREQWDRLRLQFMAEQLNVPRELLENYAQKTTLYHERLDMIRSEFTGKYPNFSLNDVQDAFGAVPELDRYYNRELLLRMDYRCAHNLLSLMVLKLQGGNIIETGTLPEFNQSIMNIIELHVLREVPVPGQEEPRIINICKDHRLVLGAIKERTVELKIHQSTQTPDLCYNNSSVEDQVIIDSIWSAIEGVPIEGFFKTIERNSIFKDYVKLTDGAYLPQQYYTSRQVVSSRSDSAGLQAIIEHVIETNTKIEFILPALSIHRTIESLRAYRDTTFFTTFYHYLDAESTNLKNMTIEAQCQYRLGRFMNNSDNNNDDLCGPTAIRLTLYDFFASRYNRSTASFLESVQIQELFPDYALYLANRYPTVSIQNAIELINSSAYDYLYSEAENVLFRRIQRVLKFQEYFETKALHFYQLANNHESKTLQFIPQDLLLSSFEYPEGLCLGLSILQGLTDDLNANDIFAADIAAVSALQQNRLDNTLSVADTQLYKQFSEQLRNLNRSVNAVFFDEKETLFKNAGTASVDQLATAITKLPFQKDSRFLLVTPNHGMTLSLKGDTYTFYDSNIGFVSFESLEKTGLFIQQHLDLITGLGDYYELTHNDVYITSYQNADLTIFKELSYFTDIIKQGGVSLTIDILKDLDHKHGFVKFKDISFKRTELAAMGCQYNLNPVDEKTPFEDSDFWDKVSFNAQKLYRFIYNHEIDTVTIDRLKTLEANGKLPTDGGVLLAAYLTDGKATGHTEPLHYDILRSAEQIADAFDRFSIKLDNLLDNLGLNLENYKFKNSNIKKLDDHFYQTTLVHKKTGKEVSLSLDCTEFERIVNNHVNTLAEATEPAVVLGGVGLGLMGLIRGATALRGGHGSSYDIVSVALGGKQLADAILGTVAMTIIEDSLAESGTIFTFSIEGTIANLCERTALQVGGIVGKLLTSISIFLKLPLIGLNIWGLYEDVTYLNSSEGSQRAVAISQLVIDSIVAALTLASFAVPEVAVPVLIISALGLGIDALVQNLANAHERYYQFIKWQDNMRAFANLKSNKPAPGVIDLSRNQILGNIKLTLTDNEKKPYQLSYTKSCDNAFHYGHHPDKTPEQVRKEVDYGYPSTSPIPPFAREEFINPDNLPFSIGSGIIQLVILGFGTRFQLMSQVEYISDWLLYDDRNKRQSSGYWETFYTAPEYNSIQQDGLSCEVTGNNGDNIFMIPNIIDWSDPEKASETIERFASYQFTIDTGLGNNTVTFGQTGTYELIGGTGNNILDLSQLQLNFKVDLDITNYQDIYDGGRYATAIKASITNFNTVKCPAFNFNLHREATIRGGSNKPNNFIVGKNSQVTIYGRGGGNTYIVSEIPLRKLEYAQEIKLYLQPPVTANDDHSNITVERIHFEDYKLLYFSNVTFLLDTKLTPVLSLEGIILQSIYIEGFTLVDNAITNVLFSTKDGFSFYYDDNLKKGVVTQVDFDKWNLYNEEMFKQTFDFHFFSTIYKEKFVLADDVVCINKAGTLFMNQSNKKGILFANLKTEIITIPKEFKEFSWTVATNHAIHTISIQNFMCNTEKPMIVFDGHSLINIKNTIDLSDFGKTYTLVVSKQRNALLVTLINTDPNEQLIIFFKDIFNQNITQAIANSDIVLRRDTNNVLKISALLELCKNYIHETLTIPFVV, from the coding sequence ATGTTAACACCGGCAGTTATTACTTGGGATGATTTCGTAAGCCAGATTATAGACTTATCGCAAACACCCGAACTTCGAGAAAGACTTAAAGAATATTGTAATAGTCCGATATTTACATCGCTTAGAGAGCATCTGGGTACTTATCATGCGTTACCCGATCTCCAACGGCAAGGAGAAGAAGGTTTTAAGTTATTATCTACAATTCATAACGATCTCGAAGTTACAGAAAATGTGACCCTTACTTTTATTCAAGAACTCTTTAACTCTCCCCTTACCCTTCTAATGTACAATACTATCTTTCAGGGTGAGAAGTCCATTGTACAGCGGAACATTCTTGCTTTAGGGATTCAGCATCCCGATGTGGAAGATGTATTTCATTTGGTAAACATCTCGCCTACTTTTACGGGATACGATATGGGAAATATAGAAGCCTGGATAATAGCCCAAAGCAGAAAGCCCAATCCTTCTACCATCCGTTTGTGGATAGATCAAAATAATTATCTTGTATATGATTTATATGTTGAAATCTATAAGACCGCCACTCGTCAAGCAATAGAAAAATGGAGAAACTTACATCCGGAAAGAATAGCTGATCTGGAACGGTTCAAAACTATAGAAGAACAAATAGTACAAATACATCAGGCCTATCTTCAGAATCCGACTCTTGCATTATTACTACAGCATGCAACCCTATTAGAGGAACATATGCAATTAGAAATAGAAACCCGTGCTTATATCGAGGCGTTTAAAGCCGACATTGCATCAGAAGGAATTCTTCTTCAAGACAACGCCTATCATTTCATCAAAGATCAGCCTCGTGAACAGTGGGACAGATTGCGCTTACAATTCATGGCAGAACAATTAAATGTTCCTAGAGAATTACTAGAAAATTACGCCCAAAAAACAACTCTCTATCACGAACGACTAGATATGATTCGGAGTGAATTTACCGGAAAATACCCTAATTTTTCCTTAAATGACGTACAGGATGCTTTCGGAGCAGTACCCGAATTAGATCGTTACTACAATCGGGAGCTATTATTACGTATGGATTATCGATGTGCCCATAATCTTCTCAGTTTAATGGTATTAAAATTACAAGGCGGAAACATCATTGAGACCGGCACTTTACCTGAATTTAACCAGAGTATAATGAATATAATTGAATTACATGTGCTGAGAGAAGTTCCCGTTCCGGGACAAGAGGAACCTCGAATTATTAACATCTGTAAAGATCATAGATTAGTACTGGGAGCAATTAAAGAACGTACTGTAGAACTAAAAATACACCAATCTACACAAACTCCCGATCTCTGTTATAATAATTCAAGTGTGGAAGATCAGGTAATAATCGACTCAATATGGTCGGCAATAGAAGGGGTGCCTATTGAAGGTTTTTTTAAAACCATTGAACGAAACTCTATTTTTAAAGATTATGTCAAACTAACAGATGGAGCCTATCTCCCACAACAGTATTATACTTCCCGTCAAGTCGTTAGTTCTCGTTCCGATTCTGCCGGACTACAGGCGATCATAGAACATGTAATTGAGACTAACACAAAAATTGAGTTTATACTACCTGCTTTATCCATCCACAGAACAATTGAAAGTTTAAGAGCTTACAGAGATACCACCTTTTTTACTACTTTTTACCATTATTTGGATGCTGAATCTACTAACTTAAAAAACATGACAATAGAAGCCCAATGTCAATATCGCTTGGGACGATTCATGAATAATAGTGACAACAATAATGATGATTTATGCGGACCAACAGCAATACGATTAACCTTATACGATTTTTTTGCTTCACGATACAATCGCTCTACAGCTTCATTTCTGGAATCAGTCCAAATACAAGAACTTTTTCCTGATTATGCGCTTTATTTAGCAAATCGTTATCCTACGGTCTCGATACAAAATGCTATTGAACTAATAAACTCTTCCGCTTATGACTATCTGTATTCGGAGGCCGAGAATGTACTTTTCAGGCGGATTCAACGCGTACTAAAGTTTCAGGAATATTTTGAAACCAAAGCCCTGCATTTTTATCAATTAGCCAACAACCATGAATCCAAAACGTTACAATTCATACCGCAAGATCTCTTGTTATCATCCTTTGAATATCCGGAAGGTTTATGCTTGGGATTATCCATACTTCAGGGATTAACTGACGACTTAAACGCCAACGATATTTTCGCAGCCGATATAGCAGCAGTATCCGCATTACAGCAAAACAGATTGGACAATACACTATCAGTAGCTGATACACAACTTTACAAACAGTTTTCAGAACAATTAAGAAACCTAAACCGATCTGTAAATGCCGTCTTTTTTGATGAAAAAGAGACACTATTCAAAAATGCCGGAACTGCTTCTGTAGACCAATTAGCCACTGCAATAACAAAGCTCCCTTTTCAAAAAGACAGCCGCTTTTTGCTGGTTACACCCAATCACGGAATGACCTTGAGTCTTAAAGGAGACACATACACTTTTTATGATTCTAATATCGGTTTCGTAAGTTTCGAAAGTCTGGAAAAAACAGGCCTTTTTATTCAACAGCATTTGGATTTAATAACCGGGTTAGGAGATTATTACGAATTAACCCATAATGACGTCTATATTACCAGCTATCAAAATGCCGATTTGACTATTTTTAAAGAATTAAGCTATTTTACCGACATCATTAAACAGGGAGGTGTTTCGCTAACAATAGATATCCTAAAAGATCTAGACCACAAACATGGCTTTGTAAAATTTAAGGACATTAGTTTTAAACGTACAGAATTAGCTGCTATGGGCTGTCAATACAATTTGAATCCTGTAGATGAAAAAACGCCTTTCGAAGATTCGGACTTCTGGGATAAAGTTTCTTTTAATGCTCAGAAATTATACCGTTTCATTTACAATCACGAAATTGATACGGTTACAATTGACAGACTAAAAACTTTAGAGGCCAACGGAAAATTACCCACAGACGGTGGCGTATTACTGGCGGCGTATCTTACCGACGGAAAAGCCACAGGACATACAGAACCTTTACACTATGACATTTTAAGATCGGCAGAACAAATAGCTGATGCTTTTGATCGCTTTTCTATCAAACTAGACAATTTACTGGATAATTTAGGACTAAATCTTGAAAACTATAAATTCAAAAATAGCAACATTAAAAAATTAGACGATCACTTCTATCAAACAACCTTAGTTCATAAAAAAACCGGAAAAGAAGTCTCACTTTCACTCGATTGTACCGAATTTGAAAGAATAGTAAATAATCATGTGAATACCTTAGCAGAAGCAACGGAACCAGCCGTGGTTTTGGGCGGAGTCGGTTTAGGTTTAATGGGTTTAATACGAGGTGCTACAGCTCTTCGAGGCGGACACGGGAGTAGTTACGACATTGTCTCGGTGGCATTGGGTGGTAAACAACTGGCTGACGCTATACTGGGAACTGTAGCAATGACAATTATTGAAGACTCACTCGCAGAATCAGGCACCATTTTTACGTTTTCGATAGAAGGAACTATTGCTAATCTATGCGAACGAACGGCGTTACAAGTAGGTGGAATCGTTGGAAAACTTTTAACTTCAATTAGTATATTCCTAAAACTTCCGTTGATTGGTTTAAATATATGGGGATTATACGAGGATGTTACATATCTGAACTCGTCAGAAGGATCACAACGTGCAGTAGCAATCAGTCAATTGGTTATAGATTCTATAGTAGCAGCACTCACCTTAGCTTCTTTTGCGGTGCCCGAAGTAGCTGTACCGGTACTTATCATTAGTGCTTTGGGATTAGGAATTGACGCGCTTGTACAAAATCTGGCCAATGCTCATGAACGTTACTATCAATTTATAAAATGGCAGGATAATATGCGTGCTTTCGCCAACTTAAAAAGCAACAAGCCTGCTCCTGGAGTAATCGATCTTTCTCGGAATCAGATTCTTGGCAATATTAAATTAACACTTACCGACAATGAGAAAAAACCCTATCAATTAAGCTACACAAAATCCTGTGATAATGCTTTTCATTATGGACATCATCCCGATAAAACGCCGGAACAAGTACGAAAAGAAGTCGATTATGGTTATCCTTCTACCTCTCCTATTCCTCCATTTGCCCGGGAAGAGTTTATCAATCCGGATAATTTACCTTTTAGCATCGGCTCCGGGATTATTCAATTGGTAATATTAGGATTTGGAACGCGTTTTCAATTAATGTCGCAAGTAGAATATATATCCGATTGGCTTTTATATGATGACAGGAACAAAAGACAAAGCAGCGGATACTGGGAAACTTTTTATACCGCTCCGGAATACAATTCTATTCAACAAGATGGCTTGTCCTGTGAAGTAACGGGTAATAATGGCGACAATATCTTTATGATCCCCAATATTATTGACTGGTCCGATCCTGAAAAAGCTTCCGAAACGATCGAACGATTTGCTTCTTATCAATTTACAATTGATACCGGATTAGGAAACAATACTGTAACATTTGGACAAACAGGAACCTACGAGCTAATTGGCGGGACTGGAAATAACATTTTAGATCTTTCTCAATTGCAATTAAATTTCAAAGTCGATCTGGATATTACCAACTATCAGGATATTTATGATGGAGGCCGGTATGCAACAGCTATAAAAGCGTCTATTACTAATTTTAATACCGTAAAATGTCCCGCTTTTAACTTTAATCTGCATAGAGAAGCAACCATTAGAGGCGGCTCCAATAAACCAAACAACTTTATTGTTGGGAAAAACTCACAAGTAACCATTTACGGAAGAGGAGGTGGTAACACCTATATTGTTAGTGAAATTCCATTGCGAAAGCTCGAATATGCTCAGGAAATCAAATTATACCTGCAACCGCCTGTTACCGCTAATGATGACCACTCAAACATAACGGTAGAACGCATTCATTTTGAAGACTACAAACTTTTATATTTCAGCAACGTTACCTTTTTATTAGATACTAAATTAACACCTGTGCTCTCTTTAGAAGGTATTATACTACAATCTATCTATATAGAAGGGTTCACTTTAGTGGATAACGCAATCACTAATGTACTGTTCTCTACTAAAGACGGGTTTTCATTTTACTATGACGACAATCTCAAAAAAGGTGTAGTTACACAGGTCGATTTTGACAAATGGAATCTATACAATGAAGAAATGTTTAAACAGACATTCGATTTTCATTTCTTCAGCACCATCTACAAAGAAAAATTTGTCTTAGCAGATGATGTCGTTTGTATTAATAAGGCAGGAACCTTATTTATGAACCAAAGCAATAAAAAAGGAATATTATTCGCAAATTTAAAAACAGAAATAATTACTATCCCGAAGGAATTCAAAGAATTTTCATGGACGGTAGCTACAAACCACGCAATACACACTATTAGCATCCAGAATTTTATGTGTAATACCGAAAAGCCAATGATCGTTTTTGACGGACATTCTTTAATTAATATTAAAAACACTATCGATTTATCTGACTTTGGAAAAACGTATACACTGGTTGTTAGTAAACAACGAAATGCGTTATTAGTAACACTTATCAATACTGATCCAAATGAACAACTAATAATTTTCTTTAAAGATATTTTTAATCAGAATATCACACAGGCAATAGCCAATTCGGATATCGTATTGCGAAGAGATACTAATAATGTTTTAAAAATAAGTGCCTTATTGGAACTTTGCAAAAACTATATCCATGAGACACTTACGATCCCGTTTGTTGTATAA
- the radC gene encoding DNA repair protein RadC: MEIINYIPIKDWAPSDQPREKLIEKGRTNLSNTELLTILIRSGSEKESALDLSKKIMSSAGNNLNTLGKLSVKQLMSFKGIGQAKAVTIIAALELGRRRKAEASKWNLPIIMSSRSVFAIMQPIIGELGHEEFWILLLDNSNKLIHKYQISKGGLTATLVDPRLIFKTALEHSATGVILTHNHPSGSLKASETDINITYKLKEAGDYLDIMVLDHIIVTESEYFSFRDERLL; this comes from the coding sequence ATGGAAATAATCAATTACATCCCAATTAAAGACTGGGCTCCTTCCGATCAGCCCCGAGAAAAACTAATCGAAAAAGGTAGAACCAATTTAAGTAACACCGAATTACTAACCATCCTGATACGATCCGGTAGTGAAAAAGAAAGCGCCCTGGATCTTTCCAAAAAAATTATGAGCAGTGCGGGTAATAACTTAAACACCCTAGGGAAACTATCCGTAAAGCAATTAATGTCCTTTAAAGGTATTGGGCAAGCCAAAGCAGTAACCATAATAGCCGCTTTGGAATTAGGGAGAAGAAGAAAAGCAGAAGCAAGTAAATGGAACCTCCCGATTATTATGTCCAGCAGATCCGTTTTCGCAATCATGCAACCCATCATCGGAGAACTGGGCCATGAAGAATTCTGGATTCTCCTTTTAGACAATTCTAATAAATTAATTCATAAATACCAAATCAGTAAAGGCGGTTTGACCGCTACTCTCGTAGATCCAAGACTAATCTTTAAAACAGCACTCGAACATAGCGCAACCGGTGTGATCCTGACTCATAATCACCCTTCGGGATCTCTAAAAGCCAGTGAAACCGATATTAATATTACCTATAAACTAAAAGAAGCCGGAGATTATCTCGATATCATGGTACTCGATCATATTATCGTAACCGAAAGCGAATACTTTAGTTTTCGGGATGAAAGATTACTCTAA
- a CDS encoding Fur family transcriptional regulator produces the protein MAEKKIKRERSSGTKTAILELLKAQNTALAHKDFHNHFGNTYDRVTIYRALDRLVDEGKLHRITNLDGVIQYALCKECESKDQSQHNHDHVHFSCEKCKKTTCMDSIAIRINLPSGYTVREQQILISGVCPECNALE, from the coding sequence ATGGCTGAAAAAAAAATCAAAAGAGAACGTAGCTCAGGCACCAAAACTGCGATACTAGAGCTATTAAAGGCACAAAATACGGCCTTAGCCCATAAAGATTTCCACAATCATTTTGGAAACACATATGACAGGGTTACAATATACCGGGCATTGGACCGACTCGTTGACGAGGGAAAACTCCACAGAATTACAAACCTTGATGGGGTTATTCAATATGCCTTATGTAAGGAATGTGAATCCAAAGATCAGTCACAACACAATCACGATCATGTTCACTTTAGTTGTGAAAAATGTAAAAAAACAACTTGTATGGATTCTATTGCTATCCGGATTAATTTACCTTCCGGATATACTGTTCGGGAGCAGCAAATTTTAATTAGTGGGGTTTGTCCGGAATGTAATGCCTTAGAGTAA
- a CDS encoding ATP-binding cassette domain-containing protein has protein sequence MIATKNITFSYGKGTSFVFPDISCSDGDTILITGGSGKGKTTLLHLLGGLLRPQAGEILINTTDIGILSEKKLDHFRGKNIGLVLQQSYFIASLSVLENVALASWLASGKQQIEKAKQLLEHLDLENHIHKLPSQLSIGQQQRVSIARALINEPKVLLADEPTSSLDDENALKVADLLDNLAKEYRSALVIVTHDSRLKQRFTNQITLS, from the coding sequence ATGATTGCTACTAAAAATATTACGTTCTCATACGGAAAAGGGACTTCTTTTGTATTTCCCGATATTAGTTGTTCCGATGGCGATACCATATTAATTACCGGTGGATCCGGAAAAGGAAAGACAACATTGTTACATCTTTTGGGGGGACTTTTACGACCTCAGGCAGGCGAAATCCTTATAAATACTACCGATATTGGAATATTATCTGAAAAAAAACTGGATCATTTCAGAGGGAAGAATATCGGGCTGGTTTTGCAACAATCCTATTTTATAGCGTCATTGTCTGTATTGGAAAATGTAGCATTAGCTTCCTGGCTGGCTTCGGGTAAGCAACAAATCGAAAAGGCTAAACAGTTATTAGAACATCTTGACCTTGAAAATCATATTCATAAATTGCCTTCCCAACTCAGTATCGGTCAGCAGCAACGGGTTTCGATTGCCAGAGCGTTAATCAACGAACCAAAAGTGCTTCTGGCAGACGAACCGACTTCGAGTCTGGACGATGAAAATGCACTTAAAGTTGCCGATTTATTGGATAATCTGGCCAAAGAATACCGATCGGCACTAGTAATTGTGACACATGATTCCCGATTAAAACAACGCTTTACCAATCAAATTACATTGTCATGA
- a CDS encoding FtsX-like permease family protein, whose amino-acid sequence MITKLAWRNTWFKPLSTTLSIILLTASVAIITVLILLQKQFEEKFSSNADGIDLVLGAQGSPLQLILSSVYQVDAPTGNIDYQEAKKWMTNPFVKTAIPLAFGDNYHGFKIVGTTTDYMEKYAAKVVSGKAFEKDFEVVVGSEVAKKLNLKAGDKFFGSHGDAEEGEVHEEHAYHIVGVLSETGKVIDNLILSNIQSVWAMHDSHEHDEAEMHDHDHAEADHHHDAVVISEEGKEITAVLLKFRNKMGIVTWPRMIPQNTKMQAASPAIEINRLFTLFGVGLQALQYLAYGIMLISGISIFIALYNTLKERKYEFALLRVNGATRFQLLYLVVIESLILCVLGYLSGTIVGRVALLFISGSSEEEFKMAFNPFEFVWEKEGFLFLLTIFVGVLAAVIPAVKAYKLNISKTLANA is encoded by the coding sequence ATGATTACAAAATTAGCCTGGAGAAATACGTGGTTTAAACCTCTCAGTACAACGCTCAGCATTATTTTGCTAACAGCCAGTGTAGCGATTATCACTGTATTAATTCTGTTGCAAAAACAATTTGAAGAAAAATTTTCGAGCAATGCCGATGGAATCGATTTGGTTTTAGGCGCGCAGGGAAGTCCGTTACAACTTATTTTATCTTCCGTATATCAGGTGGATGCGCCTACCGGTAATATCGATTATCAGGAAGCCAAAAAATGGATGACGAACCCTTTTGTAAAGACTGCCATTCCACTGGCTTTTGGCGATAATTACCACGGCTTTAAAATTGTTGGAACCACTACCGATTATATGGAAAAGTATGCTGCAAAAGTAGTGTCGGGTAAAGCCTTTGAAAAGGATTTTGAGGTTGTTGTAGGAAGTGAAGTGGCTAAAAAACTAAACCTGAAAGCCGGTGATAAATTTTTTGGTTCCCATGGCGATGCCGAAGAAGGCGAGGTCCATGAAGAGCATGCGTATCATATCGTTGGCGTATTATCGGAAACCGGAAAGGTAATCGATAATCTGATTCTTTCGAATATCCAGAGTGTTTGGGCGATGCACGATTCGCATGAACATGACGAAGCCGAAATGCACGATCACGATCACGCGGAAGCCGATCATCATCACGATGCGGTTGTGATTAGTGAGGAAGGAAAAGAGATTACCGCTGTTTTATTGAAATTCCGAAATAAAATGGGTATTGTAACCTGGCCGCGAATGATTCCGCAAAATACCAAAATGCAGGCGGCTTCACCGGCTATTGAAATCAATAGACTGTTTACTTTGTTTGGTGTCGGACTTCAGGCTTTGCAATATCTGGCGTATGGGATCATGCTGATATCCGGAATCAGTATTTTTATTGCTTTATATAATACATTAAAAGAACGAAAATATGAATTTGCCTTGTTACGGGTAAACGGAGCAACTCGTTTTCAATTGCTGTATCTGGTCGTTATTGAGAGTTTGATCTTATGCGTACTAGGTTATCTTTCCGGCACAATAGTTGGAAGAGTAGCATTACTGTTTATTTCCGGTTCCTCCGAAGAAGAATTCAAAATGGCATTTAATCCTTTTGAGTTTGTTTGGGAAAAAGAAGGATTTTTATTTTTACTAACTATATTTGTCGGTGTTTTAGCAGCTGTTATCCCGGCTGTTAAGGCCTATAAACTTAATATTTCAAAAACTTTGGCCAATGCGTAA